A genomic segment from Candidatus Krumholzibacteriia bacterium encodes:
- a CDS encoding PaaI family thioesterase: protein MSEVHHIVDLGLDPRGFDGDDYVVELDVQPRHLNIGGIVHGGVLCSLLDTAMARSFFMADGGESLSAATLEMKVNFLGKARGERLVARGTVVHRTRRTAYVEGWVRAEDDDRVVARASATMMVIDAPR from the coding sequence GTGAGCGAAGTCCACCACATCGTCGATCTCGGCCTCGACCCACGGGGCTTCGACGGCGACGACTACGTGGTCGAGCTCGACGTGCAGCCGCGGCACCTGAACATCGGCGGCATCGTGCACGGCGGCGTGCTGTGCAGTCTGCTGGACACGGCCATGGCCCGTTCCTTCTTCATGGCCGACGGCGGCGAGAGCCTGTCGGCCGCCACGCTCGAGATGAAGGTCAACTTCCTCGGCAAGGCCCGCGGCGAACGGCTGGTCGCTCGTGGCACGGTCGTGCATCGCACACGCCGCACGGCCTACGTCGAGGGATGGGTGCGTGCGGAGGACGACGATCGCGTCGTGGCCCGCGCGTCGGCGACGATGATGGTGATCGACGCTCCGCGGTGA
- the pcaF gene encoding 3-oxoadipyl-CoA thiolase, with amino-acid sequence MTTRPAYLCDAIRTPVGRYGGALASVRPDDLAAIPLRVLLERNPGIDPAGVDDVLLGCANQAGEDNRNVARMSLLLAGLPDSVSGCTVNRLCGSGMEAVAQAARTIATGEADLVLAGGVESMSRAPFVVGKSTAAFARDAQMYDTTIGWRFVNPRLDEQYGTASMPDTAENLAAEFGVAREDQDRFALWSQEKAAAAQADGSLAEEITPVTVPRRKADPLVVDRDEHPRQSSLEKLASLRPLFRDPGTVTAGNASGVNDGAAALVVASAEAVEKYGLTPRARVVGAAAAGVPPRIMGLGPVPATRKLLARLQLDLDAMDVLEFNEAFAAQALTCTRELGLADDDPRINPLGGAIALGHPLGMSGARLVTTALHQLRRGGGRRALCTMCIGVGQGISMVIETVEAR; translated from the coding sequence ATGACGACGAGGCCAGCCTACCTCTGCGATGCGATCCGTACCCCCGTGGGCCGGTACGGGGGCGCGTTGGCGTCGGTGCGTCCCGACGACCTGGCGGCGATCCCGCTGCGGGTGCTGCTCGAGCGCAATCCCGGGATCGATCCGGCGGGCGTCGACGACGTCCTGCTGGGCTGCGCGAACCAGGCCGGCGAGGACAACCGCAACGTCGCGCGCATGTCGCTGCTGCTGGCGGGTCTGCCCGACTCGGTGTCCGGCTGCACCGTGAACCGTCTGTGCGGGTCGGGCATGGAGGCCGTGGCGCAGGCCGCGCGCACGATCGCCACCGGCGAGGCCGACCTCGTCCTGGCCGGCGGGGTCGAGAGCATGTCGCGCGCGCCCTTCGTGGTGGGCAAGTCGACGGCGGCCTTCGCCCGCGACGCGCAGATGTACGACACCACCATCGGCTGGCGCTTCGTCAACCCGCGTCTGGACGAGCAGTACGGCACCGCGTCGATGCCGGACACCGCCGAGAACCTGGCCGCGGAGTTCGGGGTCGCGCGCGAGGACCAGGACCGCTTTGCCCTGTGGAGTCAGGAGAAGGCAGCCGCGGCCCAGGCCGACGGCAGTCTGGCCGAAGAGATCACGCCGGTCACGGTGCCCCGGCGCAAGGCCGATCCTCTGGTCGTCGATCGCGACGAGCATCCGCGGCAGAGCTCGCTCGAGAAGCTCGCGTCGTTGCGTCCACTCTTCCGTGATCCGGGCACCGTGACCGCGGGCAACGCCTCGGGCGTGAACGACGGTGCCGCGGCGCTGGTGGTGGCGTCGGCCGAGGCGGTCGAGAAGTACGGACTGACCCCGCGGGCCCGGGTGGTCGGGGCGGCGGCGGCCGGTGTCCCGCCGCGGATCATGGGCCTGGGCCCGGTGCCCGCCACGCGCAAGCTGCTCGCGCGTCTGCAACTCGACCTCGACGCCATGGACGTGCTCGAGTTCAACGAGGCCTTCGCCGCACAGGCGCTGACCTGCACGCGGGAACTCGGCCTGGCCGACGACGATCCGCGCATCAATCCCCTCGGCGGGGCCATCGCGCTGGGCCATCCGCTGGGCATGAGCGGAGCGCGGCTGGTCACCACCGCCCTGCACCAGCTCCGCCGCGGTGGGGGACGGCGCGCGCTGTGCACCATGTGCATCGGCGTGGGCCAGGGTATTTCGATGGTGATCGAGACGGTGGAGGCGCGGTGA
- a CDS encoding aspartate aminotransferase family protein, whose translation MDKDKGDDNPRSAQLFERAKRVLPGGVSRNTVLRKPHPQYAVRGEGCRVWDADGNCRIDFANNMASLVHGHAHPAVVDAVSEQLRRGTAFTMATEQELLFAEFMVDRAAGFEKIRFVNSGTEAVMSCLKAARAYTGRPKIAKCEGAYHGLYDYAEVSQTSNPSNWGTLDHPVSTPVARGTPASALGDVIIIPFNDPLRAKAILDQHAGEIACVLIDPVPHRIGMIPATTDFVNTLRDWTRENGALLVFDEVITFRVAVGGAQDRYPVDVDLTALGKMIGGGFPIGALAGKKEIMDVMDPSAPELLFPHSGTFSANPISMTAGLTTMKLLDCYAVERLNVLGEYTRRTIREVMEIADIPACVTGTGSMFRIHLKPKPPEDYRTNYVGPMGSERLEILLDHLFHNGIMMINTASGMLSTAMTRAEIDEFADTLLGGLCKVRDARTSELARSAYQPLTKVG comes from the coding sequence ATGGACAAGGACAAAGGCGACGACAACCCGCGTAGCGCGCAGCTCTTCGAACGCGCCAAGAGAGTCCTCCCCGGCGGCGTCAGCCGCAACACCGTGCTCCGTAAGCCACACCCGCAGTACGCCGTCCGCGGCGAGGGTTGCCGGGTGTGGGACGCCGACGGCAACTGCCGGATCGACTTCGCGAACAACATGGCCAGTCTGGTGCACGGCCACGCCCATCCGGCAGTGGTCGACGCGGTGTCCGAGCAACTCCGGCGGGGCACCGCGTTCACGATGGCGACCGAGCAGGAGCTGTTGTTCGCGGAGTTCATGGTCGATCGTGCGGCTGGCTTCGAGAAGATCCGCTTCGTCAACTCGGGCACCGAGGCCGTCATGAGCTGCCTGAAGGCCGCCCGTGCCTACACCGGCCGCCCGAAGATCGCCAAGTGCGAGGGCGCCTACCACGGCCTCTACGACTACGCCGAGGTGAGCCAGACTTCGAACCCTTCCAACTGGGGGACCCTGGACCACCCGGTGAGCACGCCGGTCGCGCGCGGCACCCCCGCGAGCGCTCTCGGGGACGTGATCATCATCCCCTTCAACGATCCGCTGCGCGCGAAGGCGATCCTGGATCAGCACGCTGGCGAGATCGCCTGCGTGCTCATCGACCCCGTCCCGCACCGCATCGGTATGATCCCGGCCACGACGGACTTCGTGAACACCCTGCGGGACTGGACGCGCGAGAACGGAGCGTTGCTCGTCTTCGACGAGGTGATCACCTTCCGTGTCGCCGTCGGGGGAGCCCAAGACCGCTATCCGGTCGACGTGGACCTCACGGCGCTCGGCAAGATGATCGGTGGCGGATTCCCGATCGGTGCGTTGGCCGGCAAGAAGGAGATCATGGACGTCATGGATCCGAGTGCGCCCGAGCTGCTGTTCCCGCACTCGGGAACCTTCTCGGCCAACCCGATCTCGATGACGGCCGGGCTGACCACCATGAAGCTACTGGACTGCTACGCGGTGGAGCGGCTGAACGTCCTGGGCGAGTACACGCGGCGAACGATCCGCGAGGTCATGGAGATCGCCGACATTCCGGCCTGCGTCACCGGGACCGGATCGATGTTCCGGATCCACCTCAAGCCGAAGCCGCCTGAGGACTACCGGACCAACTACGTGGGGCCCATGGGATCGGAGCGACTGGAGATCCTGCTGGACCACCTGTTCCACAACGGCATCATGATGATCAACACCGCCTCGGGCATGCTGTCGACGGCGATGACCAGGGCCGAGATCGACGAGTTCGCCGACACCCTGTTGGGTGGACTGTGCAAGGTCCGGGACGCCCGGACGAGCGAGCTGGCCCGTTCGGCGTACCAGCCCCTGACCAAGGTGGGTTGA